From Deinococcus terrestris, the proteins below share one genomic window:
- a CDS encoding SPOR domain-containing protein produces MSRAQRPGSAPRWPDLLIGLLVVLLLAGFAALLIGQGRGATTAEAPPPAVVEEVPEIPVAPGTDLALDPVEEPTPAPEATTTPEETEPATEATAPREETPPAPAEPEAATSTPSEPAEQPGEQAAEPTTPAPEASTARPPAAGTDPNVVAATPIPAAPPAPPVPEVTLPKPETTIPLNPPASASTPAPGTEAPEGTSPDEATETASTPAPPARPGSAVTPSEERTPLRSDYRISLGTFGSEAEARRAASGVSDAGYPVYVIDLGAQVVAQVGPYADETTARRALADIQPRAPRAVLYAPRGRNLSGGGSETTEAQAPAEAPTPAAPPEAVPAEPDTAPAAQAPAPSGPVYLQVGAFDRQESAGRLVGMLRDLGFSPTVNAPENRKVTVLVGPYSGDALLEAERKLDAGGHDHFRIR; encoded by the coding sequence ATGAGCCGCGCCCAGCGTCCGGGGTCGGCGCCCCGCTGGCCTGACCTGCTGATCGGCCTGCTGGTCGTGCTGCTGCTCGCGGGCTTCGCGGCCCTGCTGATCGGCCAGGGTCGCGGGGCAACCACCGCCGAAGCCCCCCCGCCCGCCGTGGTGGAGGAGGTGCCCGAGATTCCCGTCGCGCCGGGGACCGACCTCGCCCTGGACCCGGTGGAGGAGCCGACTCCCGCGCCGGAGGCCACCACGACGCCGGAGGAGACGGAACCCGCAACGGAGGCGACGGCACCCCGCGAGGAGACGCCTCCCGCACCAGCGGAGCCGGAAGCGGCAACGTCGACGCCCAGCGAACCCGCCGAGCAACCCGGCGAGCAGGCCGCTGAGCCCACCACCCCGGCGCCCGAGGCCAGCACCGCCAGGCCTCCCGCCGCAGGCACTGACCCCAACGTGGTCGCCGCGACGCCTATTCCGGCCGCCCCCCCAGCACCTCCCGTGCCTGAGGTGACGCTGCCCAAACCGGAAACGACCATTCCGCTCAATCCCCCAGCGAGCGCTTCCACCCCGGCGCCCGGCACCGAGGCCCCGGAGGGCACGTCGCCGGATGAAGCCACGGAGACGGCGTCTACCCCAGCGCCCCCGGCCCGGCCTGGGTCGGCCGTCACCCCCAGCGAGGAGCGCACGCCCCTGCGCAGCGACTACCGCATCAGCCTGGGCACCTTCGGGTCGGAGGCGGAAGCCCGCCGCGCCGCCTCGGGCGTGTCGGACGCTGGATACCCGGTCTACGTGATCGACCTCGGCGCCCAGGTCGTGGCCCAGGTCGGCCCCTATGCCGACGAGACGACCGCCCGCCGGGCGCTGGCCGACATCCAGCCCCGTGCTCCCCGCGCCGTCCTGTACGCCCCGCGTGGCCGCAACCTGAGCGGGGGTGGCAGCGAGACGACCGAGGCCCAGGCCCCGGCCGAGGCGCCCACCCCCGCTGCTCCCCCCGAGGCCGTGCCCGCCGAGCCGGACACCGCGCCCGCCGCACAGGCCCCCGCGCCAAGTGGCCCGGTCTACCTGCAAGTCGGGGCCTTCGACCGTCAGGAAAGCGCCGGGCGGCTCGTCGGGATGCTGCGCGACCTAGGCTTCTCGCCCACCGTGAACGCGCCGGAAAACCGCAAGGTGACCGTGCTCGTCGGCCCCTACAGCGGGGACGCGCTGCTGGAAGCCGAGCGCAAACTTGACGCGGGCGGCCACGACCACTTCAGGATTCGCTGA
- a CDS encoding redox-sensing transcriptional repressor Rex: MTGIPTATISRLVTYLRILEGLEAHEISRTSSNDLAERAGVTAFQVRKDLAYFGRFGTRGMGYTVPILKRELMRVLGLNQTWNVVVVGMGRLGQAIANYPGASDYQFQYVGLFDVNPDVVGRTVRGLPVRHMDELPEFVRGHKVDMGFLAVPPDHAQDAAQALAGAGVRGILNFAPTVIQPRMLERAGQQEISDEWRAVIVENVDFLAGMKRLAFYILNPHLNAVDTEETE; this comes from the coding sequence ATGACCGGCATCCCGACCGCGACCATCAGCCGCCTGGTGACCTACCTGCGCATTCTGGAAGGTCTGGAAGCGCACGAGATCAGCCGCACGAGCAGCAATGACCTCGCCGAGCGGGCCGGGGTGACGGCCTTTCAGGTGCGCAAGGACCTCGCCTACTTCGGGCGCTTCGGCACGCGCGGCATGGGGTACACCGTGCCCATCCTCAAGCGCGAACTCATGCGGGTGCTGGGCTTAAACCAGACCTGGAATGTGGTCGTCGTGGGGATGGGGCGGCTGGGGCAGGCCATCGCCAACTACCCCGGCGCGAGCGACTACCAGTTTCAGTATGTCGGCCTCTTTGACGTCAACCCCGACGTGGTGGGGCGCACGGTGCGCGGCCTGCCCGTCCGTCACATGGACGAGCTGCCCGAGTTCGTGCGCGGGCACAAGGTGGATATGGGCTTTCTGGCTGTGCCGCCCGACCACGCGCAGGACGCGGCGCAGGCACTTGCCGGGGCGGGCGTGCGCGGCATTCTCAACTTCGCGCCCACGGTGATTCAGCCCCGCATGCTGGAGCGGGCGGGACAGCAAGAAATCAGTGACGAGTGGCGTGCTGTGATTGTCGAGAACGTGGACTTCCTGGCCGGAATGAAGCGGCTCGCCTTTTACATCCTGAACCCACACCTGAACGCCGTGGACACGGAGGAGACTGAATGA
- a CDS encoding tetratricopeptide repeat protein, which produces MTPTRTTVLLGLLLAAVPHAAAQTLLDTSAAVSVQTTLLQTQPGGVPVTVPAVPTPSAAPAAPGTAAPSTTAAPTPPTLTPAQQQTLGQGREALGAGDLVRARRLFESLVAAQYTHPEGHFGLGLTLLALGDLRGAAFEFNRLLELAPDRFEAPYNLGVIASREGRFADARRLYEEAATLSRGKAGPAAERQVLEALAGEQRRAGDWTALSATLAQAAALDPSDRDLAFRLAQAQVRAGQGVEALPGLYALLSREPGRVDAALLLADIYAGQNLPERAVRELDTVLPRVTKASDRATLNLRKADVLAAAGDTRGAVLAAQEATRLDPARPAAFARLGELRAVRGDRAGAQAAYAQAARLAPKDAAIRTALGATRLALGLNAQARQDAAQALALKPDAATRARALYVQGVAAYRLGDLAAARTALRQSTQAAPSADAYLWLGLTAYAQKDYAGAAGALTTSVKLDPTPTARQNLGSALLAASRYAEAEAILRGLTGEQPRNAEAWYLLGLSLRSQGREAQARPALKTAADLGHRRAAEALR; this is translated from the coding sequence GTGACCCCAACGAGAACCACAGTGCTGCTCGGCCTGCTGCTGGCCGCCGTGCCCCACGCCGCCGCCCAGACCCTGCTCGACACTTCGGCGGCGGTATCTGTCCAGACCACGCTGCTCCAGACCCAGCCGGGGGGGGTGCCGGTCACCGTGCCCGCGGTGCCGACCCCCTCAGCTGCCCCCGCCGCTCCGGGCACGGCCGCTCCCAGCACCACCGCCGCCCCCACGCCCCCGACCCTTACCCCCGCGCAACAGCAGACGCTGGGGCAAGGCCGTGAGGCGCTGGGCGCGGGCGACCTCGTGCGGGCGCGGCGGCTGTTCGAGTCGCTCGTCGCGGCGCAGTACACGCACCCAGAAGGGCACTTCGGGCTGGGCCTGACGCTGCTGGCGCTGGGGGACCTGCGCGGCGCGGCCTTCGAGTTCAACCGGCTGCTCGAACTGGCCCCCGACCGCTTCGAGGCCCCCTACAACCTCGGCGTGATCGCTAGCCGCGAGGGCCGGTTCGCCGATGCGCGGCGGCTGTACGAGGAAGCGGCGACCCTCTCGCGCGGCAAGGCGGGACCCGCCGCCGAACGGCAGGTGCTCGAGGCGCTGGCGGGCGAGCAGCGGCGGGCGGGCGACTGGACGGCTCTGAGCGCGACACTCGCGCAGGCAGCGGCTCTCGATCCCTCGGACCGCGACCTCGCCTTCCGGCTGGCGCAGGCGCAGGTGCGGGCCGGGCAGGGGGTGGAGGCGCTGCCGGGCCTGTATGCCCTGCTCTCGCGCGAGCCGGGCCGGGTGGACGCGGCGCTGCTGCTCGCGGACATCTACGCGGGGCAGAACTTGCCGGAGCGGGCCGTGCGGGAACTCGACACCGTGCTGCCCCGCGTGACGAAGGCGAGCGACCGCGCCACCCTGAACCTGCGCAAGGCGGACGTGCTGGCCGCCGCCGGGGACACACGCGGAGCCGTCCTGGCCGCGCAGGAGGCCACCCGGCTGGACCCTGCCCGCCCCGCCGCGTTTGCCCGGCTGGGGGAGTTGCGGGCAGTGCGCGGTGACCGCGCAGGGGCGCAGGCCGCCTACGCGCAGGCCGCTCGCCTCGCGCCGAAGGACGCGGCGATTCGCACCGCCCTGGGGGCCACGCGGCTCGCGCTGGGGCTGAATGCCCAGGCGCGGCAGGACGCGGCGCAGGCGCTGGCCCTGAAGCCCGACGCCGCCACCCGTGCCCGCGCCCTGTACGTGCAGGGAGTCGCCGCCTACCGCCTGGGTGACCTCGCGGCGGCCCGCACCGCCCTGCGCCAGAGCACCCAAGCCGCCCCCAGCGCGGACGCCTACCTGTGGCTGGGACTGACCGCCTACGCGCAGAAGGACTACGCGGGCGCCGCCGGGGCGCTGACCACCAGCGTGAAGCTGGACCCCACCCCCACCGCCCGCCAGAACCTCGGCTCGGCGCTGCTGGCCGCCTCACGGTATGCGGAGGCCGAGGCGATCTTGCGCGGGCTGACGGGCGAGCAGCCGCGCAACGCGGAAGCCTGGTACCTGCTGGGCCTGAGCCTGCGCTCGCAGGGGCGTGAAGCCCAGGCCCGTCCTGCCCTGAAGACAGCCGCCGACCTCGGGCACCGCCGCGCGGCGGAGGCGCTGCGATGA